The Candidatus Koribacter versatilis Ellin345 genome has a segment encoding these proteins:
- a CDS encoding aldo/keto reductase gives MTSTTRRTFLKTGLAAGVLASTGVVPLLAATRTATDTVVLGRSKVKVTRLAFGTGTNNGEVQAALGQQEFTRLVRYAYDHGIRFFETAEAYVTPGMLGLALKGLPRDSYQLMSKVSTFHEAADPQAKFDELRRTSQTEYFDIMLLHWQRTPDWPETTKRWQDAILEAQRRTIVRSHGASVHGLPALRQMPGTSWLEVGLIRINHNGARMDGPTSEDTNHPANVNEVVANIQKLKQERLGVIGMKLCGGGQFDRSHDDRLKAMKFAFRNAEVDCATIGFKNTQEIDEAIRNLNEALL, from the coding sequence ATGACGTCCACTACACGGCGTACTTTCCTGAAAACCGGTCTGGCAGCCGGCGTCTTGGCGAGTACGGGTGTGGTGCCGTTGTTAGCTGCCACGCGCACCGCTACCGACACCGTCGTTCTGGGCCGCTCAAAAGTAAAGGTGACCCGCCTGGCCTTCGGCACGGGTACAAACAATGGCGAAGTGCAGGCGGCATTAGGGCAGCAGGAGTTCACACGGCTAGTCCGATACGCTTACGATCATGGCATCCGCTTCTTTGAGACAGCAGAGGCTTATGTAACTCCAGGTATGCTTGGTTTGGCCCTGAAAGGGCTGCCCCGCGACAGCTACCAGCTCATGAGCAAAGTGAGCACCTTCCACGAGGCCGCCGACCCACAAGCGAAGTTCGATGAGCTGCGACGCACCTCTCAGACTGAGTACTTCGACATCATGCTGCTGCACTGGCAGCGTACGCCCGACTGGCCTGAGACTACGAAACGTTGGCAGGATGCCATCCTTGAGGCACAGAGGAGAACGATCGTCCGTTCCCATGGCGCCTCCGTACATGGACTGCCTGCGCTACGGCAGATGCCTGGAACAAGCTGGCTTGAAGTCGGCCTTATCCGCATCAACCACAACGGCGCGCGTATGGATGGACCCACCTCTGAAGACACGAACCACCCAGCAAATGTGAACGAAGTCGTGGCGAACATCCAGAAGTTGAAGCAAGAAAGATTGGGGGTGATCGGCATGAAGCTTTGCGGAGGCGGTCAGTTCGATCGAAGTCATGATGACCGGCTCAAAGCGATGAAATTCGCTTTCCGGAACGCTGAAGTAGACTGCGCGACAATCGGCTTTAAGAACACCCAAGAGATCGACGAAGCCATCCGCAACTTGAATGAAGCGCTTTTGTAA
- a CDS encoding tetratricopeptide repeat protein, whose amino-acid sequence MGLRLDFVDDFLVSSMPSNVASQSASPPRGESVRYWIAVGLALSYAFFAGLKTAADPDLGWQLAAGRWMLEHHQILRTDVFTYTGFGREWIYPALSQIFEYLLYRIGSYSLLSWTAAVGCVATVALLLHGARFATAIIAILAIPLLAARCVMRAELFSVILFAAFVSILWNFHRSRRGLLWILPLLMALWVNLHLGFLAGFGMCAAYVLLEIGELFTLQKRSDALSRLRSAAPWLLATIPATLLNPWGWRVYAGMFRLMPTGTNPFILELMRVRVNSTTAMQAFAWRDYESAFFWFLAIAAICTVAALMQRRFAEAVILVGSVYAAVHASRFVAMFAIIVVVIGGSVFTDWVPHVSRFSRRGDFPDISTKAATIVLVLSAFLVAVRISDLVTNRFYLRTPGQYSVFGAGAPIRFPAGAADFIVRNHLPANVFNDYNSGGFLMGKLAPEYRLYLDGRGELEPGLYVHAQQLLTQSLDSQDWQREVASRHINTVVVSLDREYGMGLASLNKFCNSPGWKPAYLDPFGAVFVNMGAPPSGSPESAAFALSGVAGFPKGEWEETQLDCSQVRFDAPPTGDSFRARADRFNYLLNSAAILIVLDRTAEALSALQSAEAVESQNAFLHYAKGAALLQSGRWNESESSLHTAVNLGSDEAASALARAYDQQGRYPDEVAVLHLAASRAPQPSWFYLKLGLAELAQNHAREALDGFHNAEREDPFNGGDDAGTGYHSQLAEGHARAEALLQSQR is encoded by the coding sequence ATGGGCTTGCGCCTCGATTTCGTAGATGATTTCCTCGTGTCATCCATGCCATCCAATGTGGCTTCGCAGTCCGCAAGTCCGCCGCGCGGCGAATCTGTGCGCTATTGGATCGCCGTTGGCCTCGCGCTTTCCTACGCATTCTTCGCCGGACTGAAGACCGCGGCCGATCCCGATCTCGGCTGGCAACTTGCCGCCGGTCGCTGGATGCTTGAGCACCACCAGATCCTGCGCACCGACGTCTTCACCTACACCGGCTTCGGACGCGAATGGATTTACCCGGCCCTTTCGCAAATCTTCGAATACCTCCTGTATCGCATCGGCAGCTACTCGCTGCTCTCGTGGACAGCCGCTGTTGGTTGCGTCGCGACCGTAGCGCTTCTCCTGCATGGAGCACGCTTTGCCACCGCAATCATCGCGATTCTCGCCATACCTCTACTTGCAGCGCGTTGCGTCATGCGCGCTGAACTCTTCTCGGTCATTCTCTTCGCTGCGTTCGTCTCCATCCTTTGGAACTTTCATCGCTCCCGTCGCGGACTGCTGTGGATCCTGCCGCTCTTGATGGCGCTTTGGGTGAACCTGCACCTCGGCTTTTTGGCGGGCTTCGGGATGTGCGCAGCCTACGTGTTGCTCGAGATTGGCGAGCTCTTCACGCTGCAGAAACGCAGTGATGCCCTTTCTCGTCTCCGCTCCGCCGCGCCATGGCTGCTCGCAACCATACCCGCGACCCTGCTCAATCCCTGGGGATGGCGCGTCTACGCTGGCATGTTCCGCCTCATGCCGACGGGCACCAACCCCTTCATCCTCGAACTCATGCGCGTCCGCGTGAACTCGACCACAGCAATGCAAGCCTTCGCGTGGCGCGACTACGAGAGCGCGTTCTTCTGGTTCCTCGCCATCGCCGCCATCTGCACCGTTGCAGCTCTCATGCAACGTCGTTTCGCCGAAGCCGTCATCCTCGTAGGATCCGTGTACGCTGCGGTTCACGCATCGCGGTTCGTAGCGATGTTCGCCATCATCGTCGTCGTAATCGGCGGGTCCGTTTTCACCGATTGGGTGCCCCATGTCTCGCGATTTTCGAGACGTGGGGATTTCCCCGACATCTCCACGAAAGCAGCCACCATCGTCCTCGTCCTCTCGGCGTTTCTAGTCGCGGTCCGAATCTCCGATCTCGTCACCAACCGCTTCTACCTGCGCACGCCCGGCCAATACTCCGTCTTCGGCGCAGGCGCTCCCATACGCTTCCCCGCTGGCGCCGCGGATTTCATCGTTCGTAACCACCTCCCCGCGAACGTCTTCAACGACTACAACTCTGGCGGCTTCCTCATGGGCAAGCTCGCTCCCGAATACCGTCTCTACCTCGACGGCCGCGGCGAACTCGAACCCGGCCTCTACGTCCACGCGCAGCAACTGCTGACACAGTCGCTCGACTCGCAAGACTGGCAGCGCGAAGTCGCATCGCGCCACATCAACACGGTCGTCGTCTCCCTCGACCGCGAATACGGCATGGGCCTCGCGAGCCTCAACAAGTTCTGCAACAGCCCCGGATGGAAGCCCGCTTATCTCGATCCATTTGGCGCTGTCTTCGTAAATATGGGTGCCCCACCGTCGGGGTCCCCGGAGAGCGCCGCCTTTGCGCTTTCTGGGGTGGCAGGCTTCCCGAAGGGTGAGTGGGAAGAGACGCAACTCGACTGCTCCCAAGTTCGCTTCGACGCTCCTCCAACTGGCGACAGCTTCCGCGCTCGCGCCGATCGCTTCAACTACCTCCTCAACAGCGCCGCAATCCTCATCGTTCTCGATCGCACCGCCGAAGCGCTCTCTGCCTTGCAAAGCGCCGAGGCCGTCGAGTCGCAAAATGCATTCCTCCACTACGCCAAAGGCGCCGCGCTTCTCCAATCCGGTCGCTGGAACGAGTCGGAGTCTTCGCTCCACACTGCCGTGAATCTCGGTTCCGACGAAGCCGCTTCCGCGCTAGCCCGCGCCTACGACCAGCAAGGCCGCTACCCCGACGAAGTCGCAGTCCTGCATCTCGCCGCCTCCCGCGCACCGCAACCAAGTTGGTTCTACCTCAAGCTCGGCCTCGCCGAACTCGCGCAAAACCACGCCCGCGAAGCCCTCGACGGATTCCACAATGCCGAGCGCGAAGACCCGTTTAACGGCGGGGACGACGCCGGCACCGGCTACCATTCCCAACTCGCCGAGGGCCATGCCCGCGCCGAAGCGCTGCTACAATCGCAGCGCTAA